From a region of the Rhodococcus sp. 4CII genome:
- a CDS encoding SDR family NAD(P)-dependent oxidoreductase, translating to MNERIALVTGSGAGIGAAIAERLGAHGRQVVLADLNHEAAHALAADMSSRGMSADALTMDIGDRASIEAGFKWVAETYGRCDILVNNAGIAKTLPFLDYPDDHWEATLNVNLTGAFRCAQRAARLMLEQRWGRIINIASTSGIRAGAGRTAYGTSKAGLIGLTRQIAVELAPHGITANAVAPGPIETPLSQAVHTAATRAAYNRLVPAQRYGTPDEVAGTVDFLASDDAAYINGHVIPVDGGFIAAGVLSD from the coding sequence ATGAATGAACGCATTGCCCTTGTCACCGGATCCGGGGCCGGGATCGGCGCGGCCATCGCCGAACGTCTGGGTGCGCACGGCCGGCAGGTCGTGCTGGCCGACCTGAATCACGAGGCCGCCCACGCCCTCGCCGCCGACATGAGCAGCCGCGGCATGAGCGCGGACGCACTGACGATGGACATCGGTGACCGGGCCTCGATCGAAGCGGGCTTCAAATGGGTCGCCGAAACCTACGGACGCTGCGACATCCTGGTCAACAATGCCGGGATCGCCAAGACGCTCCCCTTCCTCGACTATCCCGACGATCACTGGGAGGCGACCCTGAACGTCAATCTCACCGGCGCATTCCGCTGCGCCCAGCGGGCCGCCCGTCTGATGCTCGAACAGCGGTGGGGCCGCATCATCAACATCGCCTCCACCAGCGGGATTCGTGCCGGTGCCGGTCGCACCGCATACGGCACCTCGAAGGCCGGGCTCATCGGCCTGACCCGCCAGATAGCAGTCGAACTCGCCCCGCACGGCATCACCGCGAACGCCGTCGCGCCCGGCCCCATCGAAACCCCGCTCTCACAGGCAGTGCACACCGCCGCCACCCGCGCCGCCTACAACCGCCTGGTCCCGGCGCAGCGCTACGGCACCCCCGACGAAGTCGCCGGCACCGTGGACTTCCTCGCCTCCGACGACGCGGCCTACATCAACGGCCACGTAATCCCTGTCGACGGCGGATTCA
- a CDS encoding MFS transporter encodes MTPTSAAERPPRIDIRQVRWARIGIPLFVTYFICFMDRTNISVASPHLADELQLSAATMGLVFSAFFWGYVVSGLPAGAWAGKGHAKTIIVACMVVIGLSAAVTGVVHNLPVLLAARIVLGLAEGAIFPAFAVMFISWFPSRERGIAVALTMYTVPLSSAVMAPLSGWLIEVTNWRAMFIIQAVPAILVAIWLHFSATEKPEDHPRISAEERDYILATRTVETTDESTLLQVFMRPVVWLLALIYFFWVMGIYALTLWLPTVIGDLTGQGSFLVGLLTAIPFLVGTLALYVVTKRAVASGRSLGSFIALPLVVCGTAMIAQHFVHIGAVFSFVMLVVAAGSIFAALALWWTWVMQIVPRNQAGASVGFVNLCGNFGGLVGPLLIGLVATSGNTASGFWIIGVGVIAAAAIVAILDARRTKTGGESDDSEQRTAADPEHAPHPH; translated from the coding sequence ATGACTCCGACGTCCGCGGCCGAACGCCCACCACGCATCGACATCCGACAGGTTCGATGGGCGCGAATCGGTATCCCTCTGTTCGTGACCTACTTCATCTGTTTCATGGACCGCACCAACATCAGTGTCGCTTCCCCCCACCTTGCCGATGAACTGCAGTTGAGTGCGGCCACGATGGGCCTGGTGTTCTCGGCGTTCTTCTGGGGCTACGTCGTCAGCGGACTGCCCGCCGGCGCCTGGGCCGGCAAGGGACACGCCAAGACCATCATCGTGGCGTGCATGGTCGTCATCGGACTGTCCGCGGCGGTGACCGGTGTCGTCCACAACCTGCCGGTCCTGCTGGCGGCGCGGATCGTCCTCGGACTGGCCGAGGGCGCGATCTTCCCCGCCTTCGCCGTGATGTTCATCAGTTGGTTCCCCTCCCGGGAACGTGGTATCGCCGTCGCCTTGACGATGTACACCGTGCCGCTGTCCTCGGCGGTGATGGCACCACTGTCCGGGTGGCTGATCGAGGTCACCAACTGGCGCGCCATGTTCATCATCCAGGCCGTTCCCGCCATTCTGGTCGCGATCTGGTTGCACTTCTCGGCCACCGAGAAGCCCGAGGACCATCCGCGGATCAGCGCCGAGGAACGGGACTACATCCTGGCCACCCGCACCGTGGAGACCACCGACGAGTCGACCCTGCTGCAGGTCTTCATGCGGCCGGTGGTGTGGTTGCTGGCGCTGATCTACTTCTTCTGGGTGATGGGGATCTACGCGCTCACGCTCTGGCTGCCGACTGTCATCGGCGACCTCACCGGTCAGGGCTCGTTCCTCGTCGGACTGCTGACCGCCATCCCGTTCCTCGTCGGCACCCTCGCCCTGTACGTGGTCACCAAACGAGCCGTCGCCAGCGGCCGCTCCCTCGGCTCGTTCATCGCGCTACCCCTCGTGGTCTGTGGCACCGCCATGATTGCCCAACATTTCGTGCACATCGGGGCGGTCTTCAGTTTTGTGATGCTCGTCGTCGCCGCCGGCTCGATCTTCGCGGCCCTCGCGCTCTGGTGGACCTGGGTGATGCAGATCGTCCCGCGCAACCAGGCCGGGGCCTCGGTCGGCTTCGTCAACCTGTGCGGAAACTTCGGTGGACTGGTCGGACCGCTGCTCATCGGTCTGGTCGCCACCTCCGGCAACACCGCCTCGGGCTTCTGGATCATCGGGGTCGGAGTCATCGCCGCCGCCGCGATCGTGGCGATCCTCGACGCCCGGCGCACGAAGACCGGCGGGGAATCCGACGACTCGGAACAGCGCACTGCGGCCGACCCGGAGCACGCACCCCATCCCCATTGA